In a single window of the Sediminicoccus sp. KRV36 genome:
- a CDS encoding esterase-like activity of phytase family protein has translation MAGLSLLPACAADAGASTAAPLPLGLPARPFLTPLGALRLNTPAWGFGGFSGLHLAPDLTLTAISDLGRWWRAPLLLREGRLIGLGDVRHGPLRDAAGAVLRRGGQGDAESLVRLANGEWLVGFERRHRILRYRDLGGPGQPVELPPGLAEAPHNGGLEGLGLLRDGRLLALAEQLPGEAGPESRAAWLGTRQGPGIAWQPASYMPAPGLEPTDLAGLPDGGALVLERRFSLFGGFTARLAHLPAAMLRGPGPFLAETWLDLPPDAPAENWEGVAVARHGGRLLVALISDDNQSLLQETLLLLYAMA, from the coding sequence TTGGCGGGGCTTTCCCTGCTGCCCGCCTGCGCCGCCGATGCGGGAGCGAGCACGGCTGCGCCCCTGCCGCTCGGCCTGCCGGCCCGGCCGTTCCTGACGCCATTGGGGGCCTTGCGGCTGAATACGCCGGCCTGGGGCTTTGGCGGCTTTTCTGGGCTGCATCTTGCGCCCGATCTGACGCTGACCGCCATCAGTGATCTTGGACGCTGGTGGCGCGCGCCGCTTCTGCTGCGCGAAGGGCGGCTCATCGGCCTTGGCGATGTGCGGCATGGGCCGCTGCGCGATGCGGCCGGGGCTGTGCTGCGCCGCGGTGGCCAGGGCGATGCGGAGAGCCTGGTGCGCCTGGCCAATGGCGAATGGCTGGTCGGCTTCGAGCGTCGGCATCGGATTTTGCGCTACCGGGACCTGGGGGGGCCGGGCCAGCCCGTTGAACTGCCGCCGGGCCTGGCCGAGGCACCGCATAATGGCGGGCTGGAGGGTCTTGGCCTGCTTCGCGATGGGCGCCTGCTGGCGCTGGCCGAGCAACTGCCGGGTGAAGCGGGGCCGGAGAGCCGCGCCGCCTGGCTGGGCACCCGTCAGGGTCCGGGCATCGCCTGGCAGCCGGCGAGCTACATGCCGGCCCCCGGATTGGAGCCGACCGACCTCGCCGGCCTGCCCGATGGCGGCGCCCTGGTCCTGGAACGTCGCTTTTCCCTGTTTGGCGGCTTCACGGCCCGCCTCGCGCATCTCCCGGCCGCGATGCTGCGTGGCCCGGGGCCCTTCCTGGCCGAGACCTGGCTGGATCTGCCGCCCGATGCGCCCGCGGAGAATTGGGAGGGCGTGGCCGTGGCGCGACATGGCGGTCGACTTCTGGTGGCGCTGATTTCGGACGATAATCAGAGCCTGCTGCAGGAGACCCTGCTGCTGCTCTACGCGATGGCCTGA
- the cobT gene encoding cobaltochelatase subunit CobT yields the protein MTKQDLTRQEEFKRATAGVVRAIAQQTEVQVAFQPGPAGVSGKRARLPLPTRSLPPAEMAKLRGAADAVALKLRHHDEATHAARAPSRKEAREVFDALEDVRVQSVGSRHMSGVAANLRARLSEECESEGYDRMTRKDQLPLHTALSLMARERISGEPSPAAATRILEMWRDSLDEKAAAAMEEMVSSTEDQESFARAARKLLTALDLAEAEMESEADQDEEGDEGGDQSSQQDQASAGEAQSQEQESMQGAEPESMEGEAADEEAQDSEEEGAAAEGDEKPGGPQARKEVPQTDDTTRYRAFSTQFDEVVEADDLCDADELTRLRQQLDQQLQHLQGVVSKLANRLQRRLMAQQQRAWDFDLEEGILDVARLARVVANPTLSLSYKREREADFRDTVVTLLIDNSGSMRGRPITVAAMCADILARTLERCGVKVEILGFTTRAWKGGQSRERWVQEGKARNPGRLNDLRHIIYKGADAPWRRSRRAIGLMLREGLLKENIDGEALNWAYRRILARTEHRRILMVISDGAPVDDSTLSVNPGNYLERHLREVIKEIESRSAVELIAIGIGHDVTRYYRRAVTIVDAEELGGTMMKKLAELFDEDAAEAWHRAAAERAPAIL from the coding sequence GTGACCAAGCAGGACCTCACCCGCCAGGAAGAATTCAAGCGCGCGACGGCCGGCGTGGTCCGTGCCATCGCGCAGCAGACCGAAGTGCAGGTCGCCTTCCAGCCCGGCCCGGCCGGTGTCTCGGGCAAGCGCGCGCGCCTGCCCTTGCCCACGCGCAGCCTGCCGCCCGCCGAAATGGCGAAGCTGCGCGGTGCCGCCGATGCCGTGGCGCTGAAGCTGCGCCATCACGACGAAGCGACCCACGCCGCCCGCGCCCCCTCGCGCAAGGAAGCGCGGGAGGTGTTCGACGCGCTGGAAGATGTGCGCGTGCAATCCGTGGGCTCCCGCCACATGTCCGGCGTCGCGGCGAATCTACGCGCTCGCCTCTCGGAGGAATGCGAATCCGAGGGCTATGACCGGATGACGCGGAAGGACCAGCTTCCGCTGCACACCGCCCTCTCCCTCATGGCGCGCGAGCGCATCTCGGGCGAGCCTTCGCCCGCCGCCGCGACCCGCATCCTGGAGATGTGGCGCGACAGCCTGGACGAAAAGGCCGCGGCCGCGATGGAGGAAATGGTCTCCTCCACCGAGGATCAGGAATCCTTCGCCCGCGCCGCCCGCAAGCTGCTCACGGCACTCGACCTCGCCGAGGCCGAGATGGAGAGCGAAGCCGACCAGGATGAGGAAGGCGACGAGGGCGGCGATCAATCCTCCCAGCAGGACCAGGCCAGCGCCGGCGAGGCGCAGAGCCAGGAGCAGGAATCCATGCAGGGCGCCGAGCCCGAGAGCATGGAAGGCGAGGCCGCCGACGAGGAAGCGCAGGATAGCGAGGAAGAAGGTGCGGCCGCCGAGGGCGATGAGAAGCCCGGCGGCCCCCAGGCCCGCAAGGAAGTCCCGCAGACCGACGACACGACGCGCTATCGCGCCTTCTCCACCCAGTTCGACGAGGTGGTGGAAGCCGATGACCTGTGTGACGCGGATGAGCTGACACGTCTGCGCCAGCAGCTCGACCAGCAGTTGCAGCATCTGCAGGGCGTCGTCTCCAAGCTCGCCAATCGCCTGCAGCGCCGCCTGATGGCGCAGCAGCAGCGCGCCTGGGATTTCGACCTGGAGGAAGGCATCCTCGACGTTGCGCGCTTGGCCCGCGTGGTGGCGAACCCCACGCTCTCGCTGTCCTACAAGCGGGAGCGGGAGGCGGATTTCCGCGATACCGTGGTGACCCTGCTGATTGACAATTCGGGCTCCATGCGCGGCCGGCCCATCACCGTGGCCGCCATGTGCGCCGATATCCTGGCCCGCACGCTGGAGCGTTGCGGCGTGAAGGTCGAGATCCTCGGCTTCACCACGCGCGCCTGGAAGGGCGGGCAGTCTCGCGAGCGTTGGGTGCAGGAGGGCAAGGCGCGCAATCCGGGCCGGCTGAATGATCTGCGCCACATCATCTACAAGGGCGCCGATGCGCCCTGGCGCCGCTCGCGCCGCGCCATCGGCCTGATGCTGCGCGAGGGGCTGCTCAAGGAAAACATTGATGGCGAGGCGCTGAACTGGGCGTATCGCCGCATCCTGGCCCGTACCGAGCATCGCCGCATCCTCATGGTGATCAGCGATGGCGCGCCGGTGGATGACAGCACGCTCTCGGTCAATCCCGGCAATTACCTGGAGCGCCACCTGCGCGAGGTGATCAAGGAGATCGAGAGCCGCAGCGCCGTGGAGCTGATCGCCATCGGTATCGGCCATGACGTCACGCGCTACTACCGCCGCGCCGTCACCATCGTGGATGCCGAGGAGTTGGGCGGCACCATGATGAAGAAGCTCGCCGAGCTGTTTGACGAGGATGCTGCCGAGGCCTGGCACCGCGCCGCCGCGGAGCGCGCACCTGCCATCCTCTGA
- the cobS gene encoding cobaltochelatase subunit CobS, with amino-acid sequence MTKLAQSGDVSPTSAINLPDITVSAREVFGVDIDMEVPAYSVRTEHVPELDPSYRFDRETTLAIVAGFAHNRRVMIQGYHGTGKSTHIEQVAARLNWPCIRVNLDSHISRIDLIGKDAIVLKDGKQITEFREGILPWALQHPCALVFDEYDAGRPDVMFVIQRVLEVEGKLTLLDQNRVIRPHPMFRLFATANTVGLGDTTGLYHGTQQINQGQMDRWNIVATLNYLPHAQETEIVMAKIGTTDPKMKKQVEAMVALADLTRAGFIAGDISTVMSPRTVITWADNTRIFGDIGFAFRLTFLNKCDEAERSTVAEYYQRCFNAEIATGLYKKAG; translated from the coding sequence ATGACCAAGCTGGCCCAATCTGGCGACGTGAGCCCAACCTCGGCGATCAACCTGCCGGATATCACCGTGAGCGCGCGCGAAGTCTTCGGCGTGGACATTGATATGGAGGTGCCCGCCTATTCGGTCCGCACCGAGCATGTGCCCGAGCTCGACCCCTCCTATCGCTTCGACCGGGAGACGACGCTCGCCATCGTCGCGGGCTTTGCGCATAACCGCCGGGTGATGATCCAGGGCTATCACGGCACCGGAAAATCCACCCATATCGAGCAGGTGGCGGCGCGGCTGAACTGGCCCTGCATCCGCGTGAACCTGGACAGCCACATCAGCCGCATCGACCTGATCGGCAAGGACGCCATCGTGCTGAAGGATGGCAAGCAGATCACCGAATTCCGCGAGGGCATCCTCCCCTGGGCCCTGCAGCATCCCTGCGCCCTGGTGTTCGACGAATATGACGCCGGCCGCCCGGATGTGATGTTCGTGATCCAGCGCGTGCTCGAAGTCGAGGGCAAGCTGACCCTGCTCGACCAGAACCGCGTGATCCGCCCGCACCCGATGTTCCGCCTGTTTGCCACGGCGAATACGGTGGGCCTGGGCGATACGACCGGCCTGTATCACGGCACGCAGCAGATCAATCAGGGCCAGATGGACCGCTGGAACATCGTGGCGACGCTGAACTACCTGCCGCATGCGCAGGAGACCGAGATCGTCATGGCCAAGATCGGCACGACCGATCCCAAGATGAAGAAGCAGGTCGAAGCCATGGTCGCGCTGGCCGACCTGACGCGCGCCGGCTTCATCGCGGGCGATATCAGCACCGTCATGTCGCCCCGCACCGTCATCACCTGGGCGGATAACACGCGCATCTTCGGCGATATCGGCTTCGCCTTCCGCCTGACCTTCCTCAACAAATGCGATGAGGCCGAGCGTTCGACGGTGGCGGAATACTATCAGCGCTGCTTCAACGCCGAGATCGCGACGGGACTCTACAAGAAGGCGGGGTGA
- a CDS encoding J domain-containing protein — MARRASFQPQTDPKAPPRGCDAPGCAAAGEFRAPKDRSLREYLWFCLEHVRQYNSGWDFYRGMGPGDIETSIRSDTGWQRPTWPLGRLGGMRLDAERMVDPLGILRETALHEKRRTPPRSEAPAELRAALGLLELEWPLDPATLKARYKELAKRYHPDTNGGDRSTEDRLKDINRAYSLLRQRVGRAVSAAQPAHAG, encoded by the coding sequence ATGGCGCGACGCGCGAGCTTCCAACCCCAGACCGACCCGAAGGCCCCCCCCCGGGGCTGCGATGCGCCCGGCTGCGCGGCGGCCGGGGAGTTCCGCGCGCCCAAAGACCGCAGCCTGCGGGAATATCTCTGGTTCTGCCTGGAACATGTGCGCCAGTACAATTCCGGCTGGGATTTCTACCGCGGCATGGGCCCGGGCGATATCGAGACCTCCATCCGCTCGGATACCGGCTGGCAGCGCCCCACCTGGCCCTTGGGGCGCCTTGGCGGCATGCGCCTGGATGCGGAGCGCATGGTGGACCCGCTCGGTATCCTGCGTGAGACGGCGCTGCACGAGAAGCGCCGCACCCCGCCGCGCAGCGAGGCGCCGGCGGAGTTGCGCGCCGCACTCGGCCTGCTCGAACTCGAATGGCCGCTCGATCCCGCGACGCTGAAGGCGCGCTACAAGGAACTCGCGAAGCGCTACCACCCGGATACCAATGGCGGCGATCGCAGCACCGAGGACCGGCTGAAGGATATCAATCGCGCCTATTCGCTGCTGCGGCAGCGGGTCGGGCGCGCGGTCTCCGCGGCGCAACCGGCCCATGCCGGATGA
- a CDS encoding BolA family protein — MDNRADRIRAALTAGFAPLRLEVADDSASHAGHAGAAPGGETHYSVVLVSEAFTGMNRVARSRAVHAAVDAEFATGLHALALTLRAPAEAA, encoded by the coding sequence ATGGACAATCGCGCCGACCGCATCCGTGCCGCCCTCACCGCCGGCTTCGCCCCCCTTCGGCTGGAGGTGGCGGATGACAGCGCCAGCCATGCCGGCCATGCCGGCGCCGCGCCGGGTGGTGAGACGCATTACAGCGTTGTTCTGGTGAGCGAGGCTTTCACGGGCATGAACCGCGTGGCGCGCTCCCGCGCGGTGCATGCCGCGGTGGATGCCGAATTCGCCACCGGGCTGCATGCGCTGGCCCTGACGCTGCGCGCCCCGGCCGAAGCAGCCTAG
- a CDS encoding tripartite tricarboxylate transporter substrate-binding protein: protein MTHFERRALLGAGLALAMPALARAQTVPRNARIVIGFPAGGSSDIVARIYAERLRGIFAPNLIVEGRVGAAGRIAVEFVRDAEKDGTTYLQTPASMLTLQPHIFPRDVRYDALTDLIPVSTVCTFPFAFCIPMTHPARNLAEFATWARAQPNEIPFASPAAGASPHFMGLMLAQALGIRMTHVPYRGSVPAVQDLIAGRLNAFMGVLGDVSPQNGVGLRMLAISSATRNPRFPDVPTFQELGHPALTKDEWFGALLPAGTPAPVVQGLFAAITQVGTTPEMRAALERLDFSPGVSASPAAFATRIRTEREEWGPIVRASGFTPE, encoded by the coding sequence ATGACCCATTTCGAACGCCGCGCCCTGCTGGGTGCCGGCCTGGCGCTGGCCATGCCGGCGTTGGCCCGCGCCCAGACGGTCCCGCGCAATGCGCGCATCGTCATCGGTTTTCCGGCCGGCGGCAGTTCCGACATCGTCGCCCGCATCTATGCCGAGCGGCTGCGCGGCATCTTCGCGCCCAACCTCATTGTCGAGGGCCGGGTGGGGGCCGCCGGGCGCATTGCCGTGGAATTCGTGCGCGATGCCGAGAAGGACGGCACCACCTATCTGCAGACGCCGGCCTCCATGCTGACCTTGCAGCCGCACATCTTCCCGCGCGATGTGCGCTATGACGCCCTGACCGACCTCATCCCCGTCAGCACGGTCTGCACCTTTCCCTTCGCCTTCTGCATTCCGATGACGCATCCGGCGCGCAACCTAGCCGAATTCGCCACCTGGGCGCGGGCGCAGCCCAATGAGATTCCCTTCGCCTCGCCCGCGGCCGGCGCCTCGCCGCATTTCATGGGGCTGATGCTGGCCCAGGCGCTGGGTATCCGCATGACGCATGTGCCCTATCGCGGCTCGGTGCCGGCGGTGCAGGATCTCATCGCCGGGCGGCTCAATGCCTTCATGGGCGTGCTGGGGGATGTTTCGCCGCAAAACGGCGTCGGCCTTCGCATGCTGGCGATCTCCTCGGCCACGCGGAACCCGCGCTTTCCCGATGTGCCGACGTTCCAGGAACTCGGCCATCCGGCACTGACCAAGGATGAATGGTTCGGCGCGCTGCTGCCGGCCGGCACCCCGGCACCGGTGGTGCAGGGCCTCTTCGCGGCTATCACCCAGGTGGGCACCACGCCCGAGATGCGAGCCGCGCTGGAGCGGCTGGATTTCAGCCCCGGCGTTTCGGCCAGCCCCGCCGCCTTCGCCACGCGCATCCGGACCGAGCGGGAGGAATGGGGGCCGATCGTCCGCGCCTCCGGCTTCACGCCGGAATAG